The Hyalangium gracile genome includes a window with the following:
- a CDS encoding efflux RND transporter periplasmic adaptor subunit has translation MLAIFCAVVLFCAIGSVNEYATGPAVVRIVGKTTLAAETAGLVATVEVQPGQRVEKGQRLVTFASREETSLLERLDREFELQLVRFLRDPEDATARQALTTLRADRELAQARLDQRTLKAPFTGVVGDVRIQPGQYLPVGTPVLSLVGPDSQASLIALLPGYYRPFLQPGMPLRVELDGFRYDYREFTIDSVGNQVVGPGEVRRYLGMEVGDALSLEGPLVLVKVRLPAAAFISEGRELEYFDGMSARAEVRVRSENMLRLIIPGLRRLGSHDS, from the coding sequence TTGCTGGCCATCTTCTGCGCCGTGGTGTTGTTCTGTGCCATAGGGAGCGTCAACGAGTACGCGACCGGACCGGCGGTGGTGCGTATCGTGGGGAAGACGACGCTGGCCGCCGAGACGGCTGGCCTCGTCGCCACGGTGGAGGTCCAGCCCGGACAGCGCGTGGAGAAGGGACAGCGCTTGGTGACCTTTGCCTCTCGCGAGGAGACGAGCCTCTTGGAGCGGCTCGACCGCGAGTTCGAACTCCAACTCGTCCGCTTCCTGCGAGACCCCGAGGATGCCACGGCCCGCCAGGCGCTGACGACGCTGCGCGCTGACCGCGAGTTGGCGCAGGCCCGACTGGACCAGCGCACGCTGAAGGCTCCTTTTACGGGCGTCGTTGGCGATGTGCGCATCCAGCCCGGGCAGTACCTCCCTGTGGGCACTCCCGTGCTGTCGCTTGTGGGGCCGGACTCACAGGCGTCGCTCATCGCGCTGCTGCCGGGCTACTACCGGCCTTTCCTCCAGCCCGGCATGCCGCTGCGTGTGGAACTCGACGGGTTCCGCTACGACTACCGCGAGTTCACCATCGACTCTGTGGGGAACCAAGTCGTCGGGCCGGGCGAGGTCCGGCGCTACCTGGGAATGGAGGTCGGTGACGCGCTCTCCCTAGAGGGACCACTGGTGCTCGTGAAGGTGCGCCTACCAGCGGCGGCCTTCATCAGCGAGGGCCGAGAGCTTGAGTACTTTGATGGGATGTCCGCGCGCGCTGAGGTGCGCGTCCGCTCGGAGAACATGCTGCGGCTGATCATCCCTGGCTTGCGAAGGCTCGGTTCCCATGACAGCTGA
- a CDS encoding mersacidin/lichenicidin family type 2 lantibiotic, giving the protein MSNIDIVRAWKDASYLETLSDEARALVPANPVGELELTDADLALISGGIVVSKQPPTMSTGTGSANSPCYCSC; this is encoded by the coding sequence ATGTCCAACATTGACATCGTGCGCGCCTGGAAGGATGCCTCCTACCTCGAGACCCTGAGCGATGAGGCTCGCGCCCTTGTCCCGGCCAACCCCGTCGGCGAGTTGGAACTGACCGACGCCGATCTGGCCCTCATCTCGGGTGGCATCGTCGTGAGCAAGCAGCCCCCCACCATGAGCACCGGCACGGGCAGCGCGAACTCGCCGTGCTATTGCAGTTGCTGA
- a CDS encoding transposase zinc-binding domain-containing protein, which produces MWSGTLARYLECGVLTHGFARVRCESCKDEFLVAFSCKGRGVCPSFNAKRAHVTAVQWVERVLPHVPYRQWTLSFPHRVRWGLLMDVRLLSDVLTLFLRAGARPAAAEGTAAGPTLLGRPGPCRSSRFFGSALQVTLISTRWCRTAPSCCGRAACTSSRCLRPRKQRWRNC; this is translated from the coding sequence ATGTGGAGCGGGACGTTAGCCCGGTACTTAGAGTGCGGAGTGCTGACGCACGGCTTCGCGAGGGTGCGCTGCGAGAGTTGCAAGGACGAGTTCCTCGTCGCCTTCTCGTGCAAGGGACGAGGGGTGTGTCCCTCCTTCAACGCGAAGCGGGCGCATGTGACGGCAGTGCAGTGGGTGGAGCGGGTGCTGCCGCATGTGCCCTACCGGCAGTGGACGCTGTCCTTTCCGCATCGGGTGCGGTGGGGGCTGCTCATGGACGTGCGGCTCCTCTCGGACGTCCTCACCCTCTTCCTGCGCGCGGGGGCACGCCCTGCAGCGGCGGAGGGCACGGCGGCAGGGCCTACGTTGTTGGGCAGGCCGGGGCCGTGTCGTTCATCCCGTTTCTTCGGCTCCGCCTTGCAGGTGACTCTCATTTCCACTCGCTGGTGCCGGACGGCGCCTTCGTGCTGCGGGAGGGCGGCGTGCACTTCGAGCCGTTGCCTCCGCCCACGCAAGCAGAGGTGGAGAAATTGCTGA
- a CDS encoding efflux RND transporter periplasmic adaptor subunit yields the protein MPKRLFIVCVALLIPLMVGLLVLTRLGASGLRASAQQVPLPAPHEEARESLGKAHPAAARRFTGVVVAREAVHLSPRFDGRLESVAVQVGDTVRAGEILARMDTQPLEREMAIAQAALKSARVELEVARIALEEAQARLRRRSDPRQISLGAISEEELATAQFEERLATTKVVGAQVRIQEREAQIAKFQQQLDSALLRAPFDGTVAARYSDPGVQLAQGQPLLHLLRSRAPWIRFAVSEHEVPGIVPGMPVEVRIQNSSLLLRGRVEKVAPEIDAASRMVLAIASLKEEGTDLVRSGLVAEVLVAPNARAEVEPPKNFLPSSDERTADARKDLALPQGSTGAP from the coding sequence ATGCCGAAACGTCTCTTCATCGTGTGTGTCGCGCTGCTCATTCCGCTCATGGTCGGGCTGCTGGTGCTCACGCGCCTGGGGGCGAGCGGATTGCGCGCCTCGGCCCAGCAGGTACCCCTGCCGGCGCCGCATGAGGAAGCGCGCGAGTCTTTGGGGAAGGCCCACCCCGCTGCCGCGCGACGGTTCACCGGAGTAGTGGTCGCGCGCGAGGCAGTCCACCTGTCCCCGCGGTTCGATGGGCGGCTGGAGAGCGTCGCAGTGCAAGTCGGCGACACCGTGCGCGCGGGTGAGATCCTCGCACGGATGGATACCCAACCGCTGGAGCGGGAGATGGCCATCGCGCAAGCAGCGCTGAAGTCGGCCCGGGTGGAACTGGAGGTCGCGCGCATCGCACTTGAGGAGGCTCAGGCCCGACTGAGGCGCCGCTCGGATCCGAGGCAGATCTCCTTGGGAGCTATCTCGGAAGAGGAACTGGCTACCGCGCAGTTTGAGGAGCGCCTAGCGACCACGAAGGTGGTCGGAGCGCAGGTCCGCATCCAGGAACGGGAGGCGCAGATTGCCAAGTTCCAGCAGCAACTGGACAGTGCCCTGCTCCGAGCTCCCTTCGATGGGACGGTGGCGGCGCGCTACTCGGATCCGGGCGTCCAACTCGCCCAAGGCCAGCCCCTTTTGCACCTGCTCCGCTCAAGGGCGCCGTGGATCCGCTTCGCCGTCTCGGAGCATGAAGTTCCCGGCATCGTGCCTGGCATGCCAGTGGAGGTGAGAATCCAAAACTCCTCCTTGCTCCTGCGGGGACGGGTGGAAAAGGTCGCGCCCGAGATAGACGCTGCTTCGCGCATGGTGCTTGCCATTGCCAGCCTGAAAGAAGAAGGGACGGATCTCGTTCGCTCGGGCCTAGTGGCCGAGGTGCTAGTCGCACCAAACGCCCGTGCCGAGGTCGAGCCTCCCAAGAACTTCCTGCCTAGCTCCGACGAGAGGACCGCCGATGCAAGGAAAGACCTCGCTCTTCCGCAAGGAAGCACTGGAGCACCGTAG
- a CDS encoding type 2 lanthipeptide synthetase LanM family protein, which translates to MSPSRLPDDSQWYLALPLAERLVRRTPPPAGADQDIAKARQRLQQWKTQRPFDKEAVFQRRLALDGLTEEGLLGLLAEPAESIRDSRPTQSPRWLLQLEAALAAPPSTDTDTLHLLTGVIPPEQRSLAPFLQVILPLVEQGRARLRQGIEELLRSAPNSPFSSTVDLLFIPSLPGRLLELLHRTLVLELNVCRVQGRLQGETPQERFQHFAQLLSQREFARALLMEYPVLSRQVVTTIDQWVRFSLEFLQHLSADWPQLIDLLGPGVLQGELTGINGGMGDRHNDGRSVLFARFSSGGRLVYKPRPLDVDFHFQQLLAWLNARGLEPSFLTLKVLSRQTHGWVEFIEARSCTTEAEVERFYERQGSYLALLYALQATDFHSENLIAAGEHPVLTDLEALFHPVPPRSASTFEPRVFHEMYTSVMSVGLLPGRAWLQAGSDGLEISGLGGGLPQLWPHPTPTISRVGTDEMHIVRKQLLSAGSQNRPHLQGQPVDVTQYVGALTRGFTRLYELLVEHREALCAPNGPLARFADDEVRVVLRATYAYSLLLRESSHPNVLRDALDRDRFFDKLWLGAEDLPQLQRVLAAERADLHNGDIPIFTTRPGSRDLLDSRHERLADFFDMPALERALQHIRELRPEDLQQQLWLVRASFTTLAMGTEGSGWIRRAFQEPTVEATPERLLAGARAVGDRLAKLAVHGPQDVGWVGLTIVNDRYWSLAPTHVDLYSGNAGIALFLGYLGHVTGEARYTALARLALETARQLAVDQREVVKLIGGFGGWGGFIYALTQLAVLWKDPALLRDAEIVAGHLGPLIDKDEDLDVMNGAAGALLGLLRLHGASGSPSALAAAIRCGDRLLDTAQRMPQGLGWHVKSIAAWPLTGLSHGAGGIAWALLELATVTQDARFWEAAREALAYERSQFSAEARNWADLRVPDDTPADKRATRFSVGWCHGAPGIGLTRIKMLPHLDDPKLRLEIQAAVQTTVAQGFGRNHSLCHGDLGNLELLFQASQVFGEPELRGRTYRLAEMILDTIGAEGWLCGVPLGVETPGLMTGLAGIGLSLLRLAAPGRVPAVLTLDPSPGA; encoded by the coding sequence GTGTCCCCCTCACGCCTCCCCGACGATTCCCAATGGTATCTCGCGCTACCCCTAGCCGAGCGGCTCGTCCGGCGCACGCCGCCCCCCGCTGGCGCCGACCAGGACATCGCGAAGGCTCGGCAGCGGCTGCAGCAATGGAAGACCCAACGTCCCTTTGACAAGGAGGCGGTCTTCCAGCGCAGGCTGGCCCTGGACGGCTTGACGGAAGAGGGGCTGCTCGGGCTACTCGCCGAGCCTGCGGAGTCGATCCGGGACTCTCGCCCCACCCAGTCTCCCAGGTGGTTGCTCCAGTTGGAGGCGGCACTGGCCGCACCACCATCGACGGACACCGACACGCTTCATCTGCTGACCGGGGTCATCCCCCCAGAGCAGCGGTCGCTGGCGCCCTTCCTCCAGGTCATCCTTCCGCTGGTCGAGCAGGGCCGCGCCCGGTTGCGTCAGGGCATTGAGGAACTGCTGCGGAGCGCTCCCAATTCGCCCTTTTCCTCCACGGTGGATCTGCTCTTCATCCCCTCGCTTCCGGGAAGGCTGCTGGAGCTTCTGCACCGGACCCTCGTCCTGGAGCTCAACGTCTGCCGCGTTCAGGGCCGGCTGCAGGGGGAGACACCCCAAGAGCGCTTCCAGCACTTCGCGCAGCTGCTCTCGCAGCGGGAGTTCGCGCGCGCACTGCTGATGGAGTATCCCGTTCTGTCGCGGCAGGTTGTAACCACCATTGATCAATGGGTGCGTTTCAGCCTGGAGTTCCTGCAGCACCTGAGCGCGGACTGGCCGCAGCTGATCGACCTACTGGGGCCCGGTGTCCTCCAGGGGGAACTCACTGGAATCAACGGAGGAATGGGGGACCGGCATAATGACGGCAGGTCCGTCCTGTTCGCCCGGTTCAGCTCGGGCGGTCGGCTCGTCTACAAGCCACGCCCACTTGACGTAGATTTCCACTTCCAGCAACTGCTGGCCTGGCTCAACGCGCGGGGTCTGGAGCCCTCCTTCCTCACGCTCAAGGTCCTGTCCCGGCAGACGCACGGCTGGGTCGAGTTCATCGAGGCTCGGAGCTGTACCACCGAGGCCGAGGTCGAGCGCTTCTATGAGCGGCAGGGAAGCTACTTGGCCCTGCTCTATGCGCTCCAGGCAACGGACTTCCATTCCGAGAACCTGATTGCCGCGGGGGAGCACCCCGTGCTGACGGACCTTGAGGCCCTCTTCCATCCGGTGCCGCCCCGCAGCGCCAGCACGTTCGAGCCACGGGTGTTTCATGAGATGTACACTTCCGTTATGAGCGTGGGACTGCTGCCTGGCCGCGCTTGGCTGCAGGCGGGCTCGGACGGCCTCGAGATCAGCGGGCTGGGAGGAGGGTTGCCCCAGCTCTGGCCCCACCCCACGCCGACTATTTCCCGCGTCGGCACAGACGAGATGCACATCGTCCGGAAGCAGCTGCTGAGCGCGGGCTCCCAGAATCGTCCCCACCTTCAGGGACAGCCGGTAGACGTGACCCAGTACGTGGGGGCGCTCACGCGCGGCTTCACCCGGCTCTACGAACTGCTGGTCGAGCACCGGGAGGCGCTCTGCGCTCCGAATGGGCCCCTAGCCCGCTTCGCGGACGATGAGGTCCGCGTAGTCCTCCGCGCGACCTATGCCTATAGCCTGCTCCTGCGGGAAAGCAGCCATCCCAACGTGCTCCGAGATGCGCTGGACCGGGACCGCTTCTTTGACAAGCTCTGGCTCGGTGCCGAGGACCTGCCCCAGTTGCAGCGAGTGCTCGCCGCTGAGCGCGCCGACCTCCATAACGGCGACATCCCCATTTTCACGACCCGCCCGGGCTCAAGGGATCTGCTGGACAGCCGCCACGAGCGCCTCGCGGACTTCTTCGACATGCCCGCGCTGGAGCGGGCCTTGCAACACATCCGGGAACTCAGGCCGGAAGACCTGCAGCAGCAGTTGTGGCTCGTGCGCGCCTCGTTCACCACCCTGGCCATGGGGACCGAAGGCTCCGGCTGGATTCGCCGTGCCTTCCAGGAGCCGACAGTGGAGGCTACGCCGGAGCGGCTGCTGGCCGGGGCCCGCGCCGTGGGAGACCGGCTCGCGAAGCTGGCGGTGCATGGGCCCCAGGACGTTGGCTGGGTGGGGCTGACCATCGTCAACGACCGCTACTGGTCCCTGGCCCCCACCCACGTGGACCTGTACTCCGGGAATGCGGGCATCGCCCTCTTTCTGGGCTACTTGGGCCACGTGACGGGAGAGGCCCGCTACACGGCGCTGGCGAGGCTGGCGCTGGAGACTGCACGTCAGCTCGCAGTGGACCAGAGGGAGGTGGTGAAGCTGATTGGCGGCTTCGGGGGCTGGGGCGGCTTCATCTACGCGCTCACCCAACTGGCGGTGCTCTGGAAAGACCCGGCCCTCTTGCGCGACGCCGAGATCGTGGCTGGGCATCTCGGCCCGCTCATTGACAAGGATGAAGACCTCGATGTTATGAATGGCGCGGCTGGCGCCCTGCTGGGCCTGCTGCGGCTGCATGGCGCCAGTGGCTCGCCTAGCGCACTCGCGGCCGCTATCCGCTGTGGGGATCGGCTGCTCGACACGGCCCAGCGCATGCCGCAAGGACTCGGCTGGCACGTGAAGAGCATTGCCGCTTGGCCGCTCACGGGCCTCTCCCATGGTGCTGGGGGGATTGCCTGGGCCCTTCTGGAACTGGCGACTGTCACCCAGGACGCGCGTTTCTGGGAGGCTGCCCGCGAAGCCCTTGCCTACGAGCGGAGCCAGTTCTCCGCCGAGGCTCGCAACTGGGCCGACCTGCGCGTGCCCGACGACACTCCCGCCGACAAGCGCGCCACCCGCTTCTCGGTGGGATGGTGTCACGGCGCTCCAGGGATAGGACTGACGCGCATCAAGATGCTGCCCCACCTCGACGACCCGAAGCTGAGGCTCGAAATCCAGGCTGCCGTCCAGACAACAGTGGCTCAGGGCTTTGGCAGAAATCACTCCCTGTGCCACGGAGACCTGGGCAATCTGGAACTGCTGTTCCAGGCAAGTCAGGTTTTTGGAGAGCCTGAGCTGCGGGGCCGGACCTACAGGCTGGCGGAGATGATTCTCGACACCATCGGTGCGGAGGGCTGGCTATGTGGAGTGCCGCTGGGCGTGGAGACCCCCGGGCTGATGACGGGGCTGGCTGGCATCGGGTTGAGCCTGCTCCGGCTGGCGGCTCCGGGACGCGTTCCCGCTGTGCTGACGCTCGACCCTTCTCCGGGCGCATGA